Proteins encoded in a region of the Populus alba chromosome 13, ASM523922v2, whole genome shotgun sequence genome:
- the LOC118053221 gene encoding uncharacterized protein: MIMSLLQKPFSKFLLLMFITSFFAFPPNSSATSFAAAEGNEEAEALLKWKASLDDNHSQAVLSSWVGSSPCKWLGITCDNSGSVAHFSLPHFGLRGTLHSFNFSSFPHLLALYLRNNSLYGTIPLEIGLLTSLNVLYLDKNHLTGLIPVSIGTLKHLSILHLGGNNFSGSIPSSIGNMTMLTRLVLNENNLSGSVPQEIGHLESLVELKLSSNNFIGHLPRDLCLGGLLVNFTAANNHFSGPIPSLRNCTSLFRLRLDRNQLTGNISIDFGLYPNLNYVDLTHNDLSGELTWKWGGFHNLKSLKLSNNNITGEIPSELGKATGLQIIDLSSNLLKGTIPKELGQLKALFNLALHNNHLSGVLPVEIQMLSQLQFLNLASNNLGGSIPKQLGEYSNLLQLNLSHNKFIGSIPSEIGFLHVLGNLDLSENLLPGEIPSQIGQLKQLETMNLSHNKLSGLIPAALIDLVSLTTLDISYNELEGPIPKIKGFIEAPFEAFINNSGLCGNASGLKPCTLLTSRRKSNKIIILILFPLLGSLLLLLIMVGCLYFLHQRSRERISCLGERQSPHSFGVWGHEEEILHETIIQATNNFNFNNCIGKGGYGIVYRAMLPTGQVVAVKKLHPSRDGGLMNFKTFRNEIRMLIDIRHRNIVKLYGFCTLIEHSFLVYEFIERGSLKMNLSREEHAMELDWNRRLNVVKGVANALSYLHYDCSPPIIHRDISSSNVLLDSEYEAHVSDFGTARLLMPDSTNWTSFAGTFGYTAPELAYTMRVNEKCDVYSFGVVTMEVIMGMHPGDLISSLSASAFSSSSFSQINQHALLKDVIDQRIPLPENRVAEGVVNIIKIAFACLLAIPQSRPTMRQVASQLIARWPPLPKSFSEITLEDLMPQTAVTG, translated from the exons ATGATCATGTCCTTACTACAGAAACCATTCTCAAAGTTTCTCCTTCTAATGTTCATTACTTCTTTCTTTGCCTTTCCTCCTAATTCCTCTGCAACTTCATTTGCTGCTGCTGAAGGTAATGAAGAAGCGGAGGCTCTCCTAAAATGGAAAGCAAGTCTTGATGACAACCACAGCCAAGCTGTCCTGTCTTCTTGGGTTGGCAGCAGCCCTTgcaagtggcttgggatcactTGTGACAATTCTGGAAGTGTCGCGCATTTCAGCCTTCCACATTTTGGTCTGAGAGGTACGCTTCATAGTTTCAACTTCTCATCCTTCCCCCATCTTCTCGCTCTCTATCTCAGGAACAATTCACTCTACGGAACTATTCCACTTGAGATAGGATTGTTAACAAGTCTTAACGTTCTCTATCTTGATAAAAATCATCTCACCGGATTGATCCCAGTTTCTATTGGAACTCTGAAACACCTATCCATTCTTCATCTAGGAGGTAACAATTTCTCTGGTTCTATTCCTTCTTCCATTGGGAACATGACTATGCTCACTAGACTTGTTTTGAACGAGaataatttatctggatctgTTCCTCAGGAAATAGGACACCTTGAATCCCTTGTCGAATTGAAATTGTCTTCAAACAATTTCATTGGCCATTTACCAAGAGACCTGTGCCTTGGTGGGTTACTTGTAAATTTTACAGCCGCCAACAATCATTTTTCTGGTCCAATCCCAAGCTTGCGAAATTGCACTAGTCTATTTAGATTAAGGCTTGACCGGAACCAATTGACAGGGAATATTTCTATAGATTTTGGCCTGTACCCAAACTTGAACTATGTGGACCTAACTCACAATGATTTGTCTGGTGAGCTTACTTGGAAATGGGGAGGTTTTCACAACTTGAAGAGCctaaaattatcaaacaataatatcacAGGTGAGATACCATCAGAGCTTGGAAAGGCTACTGGGCTACAAATAATTGATCTCTCGTCAAATCTCCTGAAGGGGACAATTCCAAAAGAATTGGGGCAGTTGAAGGCGTTGTTCAACCTTGCTCTTCATAACAACCATCTTTCTGGTGTCCTTCCCGTTGAAATCCAAATGCTATCTCAACTTCAATTCCTTAATTTAGCTTCTAATAATCTTGGCGGATCAATCCCAAAACAACTGGGAGAGTACTCAAATTTATTACAGTTGAACTTGAGTCATAACAAGTTCATAGGGAGCATCCCATCTGAGATAGGCTTCTTGCATGTTCTTGGAAATCTAGATCTCAGTGAGAATCTTCTTCCAGGAGAGATACCATCACAAATTGGGCAATTGAAACAGTTAGAAACGATGAACCTCTCTCACAACAAACTTTCCGGTTTGATTCCAGCTGCTTTAATAGATTTGGTGAGCTTGACAACTTTAGACATCTCCTACAATGAACTAGAGGGCCCTATACCCAAAATAAAAGGCTTCATTGAAGCTCCATTTGAAGCTTTTATCAATAATAGTGGTCTCTGTGGAAATGCCAGTGGTCTAAAGCCTTGTACACTTCTTACAAGCAGGAGAAAGagcaataaaattatcattttgattctttttcctctcctggGCAGTCTACTTCTACTACTTATCATGGTTGGGTGTTTATACTTTCTCCACCAAAGAAGCAGAGAAAGAATTTCCTGTTTAGGAGAGCGACAAAGTCCACACAGTTTTGGAGTATGGGGCCATGAGGAAGAGATCCTACATGAAACTATCATCCAGGCCACTAATAATTTCAACTTCAATAACTGCATTGGGAAAGGGGGATATGGAATTGTTTATCGAGCCATGTTGCCAACAGGTCAGGTGGTTGCTGTGAAGAAACTTCACCCATCGAGAGATGGCGGGcttatgaatttcaaaacttttagaAATGAGATTCGCATGTTAATAGATATTCGACATCGAAATATTGTGAAGTTATATGGATTTTGTACATTAATAGAGCACTCTTTTTTAGTTTACGAGTTCATAGAAAGGGGAAGTTTGAAGATGAATTTATCAAGAGAAGAACATGCAATGGAGTTGGATTGGAACAGAAGGCTTAATGTTGTTAAAGGAGTGGCCAATGCATTATCCTATTTGCACTATGATTGCTCGCCTCCAATCATTCATCGAGACATTTCCAGCAGCAATGTTCTTTTAGATTCGGAATACGAGGCTCATGTTTCGGATTTTGGGACAGCTCGGCTCTTGATGCCTGACTCAACCAACTGGACCTCATTTGCTGGCACCTTCGGATACACAGCTCCAG AGCTAGCTTACACAATGAGAGTGAACGAGAAGTGCGATGTCTACAGCTTTGGAGTGGTCACAATGGAAGTAATAATGGGAATGCATCCGGGTGATCTCATCTCATCTCTTTCTGCATCTGCTTTTTCCTCCTCATCGTTCTCTCAAATCAACCAGCATGCATTGTTGAAGGATGTGATAGACCAACGTATCCCACTTCCGGAAAATCGAGTTGCAGAAGGTGTGGTCAACATTATCAAAATAGCATTTGCATGCTTGCTTGCCATTCCCCAATCTAGGCCAACCATGCGACAGGTAGCTTCGCAGCTCATAGCTCGATGGCCTCCACTGCCAAAGTCATTCTCTGAAATAACATTGGAAGATCTGATGCCTCAAACAGCTGTGACAGGCTGA
- the LOC118053222 gene encoding uncharacterized protein isoform X1: MSVTKMAGICSLNPTTLMTIKRIHGIRCCSGATDNEKKSQTRTKTPQILKLVVSGVTELLRVFSFSGKERLEKVNNKDRDEISVSGIDDVIMILKSDYENAYFVTAGVFTSAIYDEDCVFEDPTIKFQGTKLYSRNLKLLVPFFDSPSIGLQNIEKGVNSETYFVLARWKLRTYLKFPWRPLISIDGSTVYELDNKLKIVRHAESWNVSALEAIGQIFTPSFDRPGE, encoded by the exons ATGTCTGTTACAAAAATGGCGGGAATATGCTCTCTTAATCCAACAACCTTAATGACTATTAAG AGAATTCATGGAATTAGATGCTGCTCAGGAGCAACAGATAATGAAAAGAAGAGCCAAACTAGAACTAAAACCCCACAGATTTTGAAATTGGTTGTAAGTGGGGTCACAGAGCTTTTAAGGGTTTTCTCCTTCTCAGGCAAAGAGAG ATTAGAGAAAGTGAACAATAAAGATAGAGATGAGATATCTGTTTCTGGTATTGATGATGTTATAATGATCCTCAAGTCTGATTATGAGAATGCTTATTTCGTCACAG caGGGGTTTTCACGTCAGCAATTTATGATGAAGATTGTGTCTTTGAAGATCCAACCATTAAATTCCAAG GTACTAAGTTGTATTCACGCAATTTGAAATTGCTGGTTCCTTTCTTTGATAGTCCATCAATTGGATTACAAAACATTGAGAAG GGTGTCAATTCCGAAACATATTTTGTGCTGGCAAGATGGAAACTAAG AACATACCTGAAATTCCCATGGAGGCCTCTCATTTCAATCGATGGAAGCACAGTCTATGAATTAGATAACAAGCTTAAA ATTGTTAGGCATGCTGAGAGCTGGAATGTTTCTGCACTTGAAGCTATTGGTCAGATATTCACCCCTAGCTTTGATAGACCTGGTGAATGA
- the LOC118053222 gene encoding uncharacterized protein isoform X2 — MSVTKMAGICSLNPTTLMTIKRIHGIRCCSGATDNEKKSQTRTKTPQILKLVVSGVTELLRVFSFSGKERLEKVNNKDRDEISVSGIDDVIMILKSDYENAYFVTGVFTSAIYDEDCVFEDPTIKFQGTKLYSRNLKLLVPFFDSPSIGLQNIEKGVNSETYFVLARWKLRTYLKFPWRPLISIDGSTVYELDNKLKIVRHAESWNVSALEAIGQIFTPSFDRPGE; from the exons ATGTCTGTTACAAAAATGGCGGGAATATGCTCTCTTAATCCAACAACCTTAATGACTATTAAG AGAATTCATGGAATTAGATGCTGCTCAGGAGCAACAGATAATGAAAAGAAGAGCCAAACTAGAACTAAAACCCCACAGATTTTGAAATTGGTTGTAAGTGGGGTCACAGAGCTTTTAAGGGTTTTCTCCTTCTCAGGCAAAGAGAG ATTAGAGAAAGTGAACAATAAAGATAGAGATGAGATATCTGTTTCTGGTATTGATGATGTTATAATGATCCTCAAGTCTGATTATGAGAATGCTTATTTCGTCACAG GGGTTTTCACGTCAGCAATTTATGATGAAGATTGTGTCTTTGAAGATCCAACCATTAAATTCCAAG GTACTAAGTTGTATTCACGCAATTTGAAATTGCTGGTTCCTTTCTTTGATAGTCCATCAATTGGATTACAAAACATTGAGAAG GGTGTCAATTCCGAAACATATTTTGTGCTGGCAAGATGGAAACTAAG AACATACCTGAAATTCCCATGGAGGCCTCTCATTTCAATCGATGGAAGCACAGTCTATGAATTAGATAACAAGCTTAAA ATTGTTAGGCATGCTGAGAGCTGGAATGTTTCTGCACTTGAAGCTATTGGTCAGATATTCACCCCTAGCTTTGATAGACCTGGTGAATGA